Proteins from one Chaetodon auriga isolate fChaAug3 chromosome 19, fChaAug3.hap1, whole genome shotgun sequence genomic window:
- the sftpba gene encoding surfactant protein Ba, translating into MASLKIALLLFICLEGCALTSAFNIDGLQNVPDALRPNGDVCKDCTQIFELLADMLSSTDLQKKIMDSIESMCDHLPGSAAKLCKEEVEKMLPVAITFMTAVVKPAEVCKMIGLCGSCDKQEKMLRYFIKEAVQAAMTSENVQPTTQCSFCIFLVKTLEDLLPKERTEGAVIQVLEEICHILPSSYRDQCEAVIGKFGKTVLDAILSYATPQAICALIHLCKGQEAPLVDPCTLATHRCRDMKTALRCGTLFYCQKFAWKPLNYSTL; encoded by the exons ATGGCCTCGCTCAAGATTGCATTGCTTCTATTCATTTGTCTTGAAGGCTGTG CTCTGACTTCAGCTTTTAATATTGATGGTTTGCAAAATGTTCCAGATGCCCTGAGACCA AATGGGGACGTCTGCAAGGACTGCACCCAAATATTTGAACTCCTTGCTGACATGCTTTCTAGTACGGACCTCCAG aaaaagaTCATGGATAGCATTGAAAGTATGTGTGACCACCTGCCTGGATCAGCCGCCAAACTCTGCAAAGAAGAGGTGGAGAAGATGCTACCAGTGGCCATCACCTTCATGACTGCTGTTGTC AAACCAGCTGAGGTCTGCAAAATGATTGGGCTCTGTGGCTCCTGCGACAAGCAGGAAAAGATGCTCCGGTATTTCATTAAGGAGGCTGTTCAGGCTGCCATGACAAGTGAAAAT GTGCAACCTACAACACAATGCTCCTTCTGCATTTTTCTAGTCAAGACCCTTGAGGACTTGCTGCCTAAAGAAAGGACTGAG ggtGCTGTGATTCAAGTGCTGGAGGagatttgtcacattttgccCTCCTCCTACCGAGATCAGTGCGAGGCTGTGATTGGCAAGTTCGGCAAGACAGTGCTGGACGCCATCCTGAGCTACGCCACCCCTCAGGCCATCTGCGCTCTCATTCACCTGTGCAAAGGGCAAGAGGCTCCTCTCGTAG ACCCATGCACTTTGGCAACACACAGGTGCAGGGACATGAAGACTGCCCTCAGATGTGGA ACGCTGTTTTACTGTCAGAAATTTGCATGGAAGCCTCTCAACTACAGCACGCTTTAA